In one window of Henckelia pumila isolate YLH828 chromosome 1, ASM3356847v2, whole genome shotgun sequence DNA:
- the LOC140874329 gene encoding uncharacterized protein yields MEDENDEVEYEAMEMELNMLLDALSRKTTVIASMSVARPLQDEIQRFGLEFYAEGRAPRLSALSVQTTLFDRIRIAQANDEQLRKGRQRVEEKDSGLYSVVDGIVKFRDRFWVPTGDTLRATIMAEAHTSPYSIHPGSTKMYWDLQRLYWWPGMKYGIARFVSECLTC; encoded by the exons ATGGAAGATGAAAACGATgaagttgaatatgaggcaatgGAGATGGAGTTGAATATGCTTCTAG ATGCATTGAGCCGGAAGACGACAGTGATTGCTTCCATGTCAGTGGCTAGACCGTTACAggatgagattcagaggtttggatTGGAGTTCTATGCTGAGGGTAGAGCTCCTAGATTATCAGCCTTGTCAGTGCAAACCACATTGTTTGATCGTATCAGAATTGCTCAAGCAAATGACGAGCAGCTGAGAAAGGGGAGACAGAGAGTTGAGGAGAAAGACAGTGGGTTATATTCTGTAGTAGATgggattgtgaagttcagagaTCGGTTTTGGGTTCCCACAGGTGACACTCTGCGAGctactatcatggcagaggcacaCACATCACCGTACTCTATCCACccaggaagtacgaagatgtattgGGACCTTCAGCGGTTGTATTGGTGGCCGGGCATGAAGTATGGCATTGCCCGATTTGTGTCAGAATGCCTGACATGCTAG